One Paraburkholderia agricolaris genomic region harbors:
- a CDS encoding transposase yields the protein MNPYRDINDEEWQRVAPLLPELRPRSELRGRPLANTRSVLNGVLWVMYSGATWSAMPRKYPSYQTCHRRFKAWYESGVLKRVMDQLFGAGSEELCNLMEARMRKHVSAEQKGVDAERVAAAAPTAYGPAAVKPLPSSPFAYASPFKHAA from the coding sequence ATGAATCCGTACCGCGATATCAATGACGAAGAATGGCAACGTGTTGCGCCGTTGCTCCCTGAGTTGCGTCCGCGCTCCGAACTGCGTGGCCGGCCGCTTGCCAACACGCGCTCGGTGCTCAACGGCGTACTGTGGGTGATGTACAGCGGCGCGACCTGGTCCGCCATGCCGCGCAAATATCCGTCGTATCAGACCTGTCACCGCCGCTTCAAGGCGTGGTACGAATCCGGCGTGCTCAAGCGCGTGATGGACCAGTTGTTTGGCGCCGGGAGCGAAGAGCTCTGCAACCTGATGGAAGCACGCATGCGTAAGCATGTGAGCGCGGAACAGAAGGGCGTCGACGCAGAGAGGGTCGCGGCCGCAGCACCTACGGCGTATGGCCCGGCTGCGGTCAAACCGTTGCCGTCGTCACCGTTCGCGTATGCGTCTCCCTTCAAGCACGCTGCATGA
- the zapE gene encoding cell division protein ZapE, producing the protein MNVTEYYEKELQTRGYQSDPAQRAAVDRLQRCYEEWVEYKSRRSNAFKKLIIHPDLPRGVYMWGGVGRGKSFLMDSFYMIVPVQRKTRLHFHEFMREVHRELEELKGTADPLDELARRIAKRYRLICFDEFHVSDIADAMILYRLLDKLFENGVQFVMTSNYDPDTLYPDGLHRDRMLPAIELIKSKLDVINVDAGIDYRKRTLAQVEVYHTPLGAASDKALRDAFSRLAAVPDESPILRIEKRELKALRRADGVVWFDFATLCGGPRSQNDYLELASRFHAVILSGVPQMSVRMASEARRFTWLIDVFYDHKVKLLMSAAVPPEQLYVDGPMANEFTRTVSRIIEMQSKEYLDAPRRIVDTSLT; encoded by the coding sequence ATGAACGTCACCGAATACTACGAGAAAGAACTGCAGACGCGGGGTTATCAATCGGACCCGGCGCAACGTGCGGCGGTCGACCGTCTGCAGCGGTGCTATGAAGAGTGGGTCGAATACAAGTCGCGCCGCTCGAACGCGTTCAAGAAGCTGATCATCCACCCGGATCTGCCACGCGGCGTGTACATGTGGGGCGGCGTAGGGCGGGGTAAAAGCTTCCTGATGGACAGCTTCTACATGATCGTGCCGGTGCAGCGCAAAACACGGCTGCATTTCCACGAGTTCATGCGCGAGGTCCATCGCGAACTGGAAGAACTGAAAGGCACGGCCGATCCGCTCGACGAACTCGCGCGTCGTATCGCCAAGCGTTACCGGCTGATCTGTTTCGACGAGTTTCACGTCTCGGATATTGCCGACGCGATGATTCTCTACCGTCTGCTCGACAAGCTGTTCGAGAACGGGGTGCAGTTCGTGATGACGTCCAATTACGATCCGGACACGTTATATCCGGACGGTCTGCATCGCGACCGCATGCTGCCGGCCATCGAGCTGATCAAGTCGAAGCTCGACGTGATCAACGTCGACGCGGGCATCGACTACCGCAAGCGCACGCTGGCTCAGGTCGAGGTGTATCACACGCCGCTCGGCGCCGCTTCGGACAAAGCGTTGCGCGACGCGTTTTCGCGTCTTGCAGCGGTTCCGGACGAGAGTCCTATCCTGCGCATCGAAAAGCGCGAGCTGAAGGCGCTGCGCCGCGCCGACGGCGTCGTGTGGTTCGATTTCGCGACATTGTGCGGCGGTCCGCGCTCGCAGAACGATTACCTGGAACTGGCGAGCCGCTTTCACGCGGTGATCCTGTCCGGCGTGCCGCAGATGTCGGTGCGCATGGCCTCGGAGGCGCGCCGCTTCACCTGGCTGATCGACGTGTTCTACGACCACAAGGTCAAGCTGCTGATGTCGGCCGCGGTGCCGCCCGAGCAGTTATACGTCGACGGTCCGATGGCTAACGAATTCACGCGGACGGTGTCGCGCATTATTGAAATGCAATCGAAAGAGTATCTCGACGCCCCGCGCCGGATCGTCGATACGTCGCTTACCTGA